A DNA window from Paenibacillus sp. HWE-109 contains the following coding sequences:
- a CDS encoding glycoside hydrolase family 27 protein — MGKKMKKAQFLLTLAIFLSLLLVAFSPVNTQVAQAANNGLAQKPLMGWSSYSMQSYTNSANWITAAQIKAQSDAMHTTLQSHGYNYINVDAGWSGGSDAYGRPVPSTTLYPNGLSDVITHVHNNGQKFGLYFIPGMSPAVYNANLPIYGTSCHAQDIVVQPLTTADYWNIGYKINFANPCAQSYITSIADLIASWGVDFVKFDSVTPGSGHNDTTIDARDDVKAWAQALAPHQIWFELSWALDHNYASTWKQYANGWRVDWDVECYCGTTALTAWPNIARLFPDANQWWREAGPGGWNDFDSLDIGNGAMDGITPDERQTAMSLWAMSAAQLYTGNDLTNLDSYGIQLLTNDEVIAVNQAGHPAHPVSMASNQQVWYANNGDGTYTVGLYNLGSANATVTVNWSDLGLNGPASVRDLWSHSDLGTFNSSYSSVNLASHASRLLKVTVLGGSVTANDDDTGIQYNGSWTRSYNRGLGDYQDDVHYTQTNNDYFEYTFTGTGIDFITEKDASQGNIDIYVDNVFKQTVNTYNATRLVGQKVYSITGLPNGVHTIKGVKKTGTYMLVDKLVFAVPAPAQVNDTNSSITYSGAWSLSSARGLGDYQDDVHFTQTNNDYVQYTFAGTGIELIAEKDSTSGNMDIYVDNVFKQTVNAYNPSRLVQQTLYSISGLASGSHTIKAVKKSGTYMLLDKFNVKESKITYNNTDPAFTYSGSWSLNGNRGFGDYNNDVHFTQTNNDYLQFSFTGTGIEWITEKDAGQGNVDIYIDNVFKQTVNTYNATRLAQQSLYSIAGLASGTHTFKAVKKTGTYMLSDALMITP; from the coding sequence GTGGGTAAAAAAATGAAAAAAGCGCAATTTCTTCTTACTTTAGCGATTTTCCTGAGTTTATTGTTGGTTGCGTTTTCACCGGTGAATACGCAAGTTGCGCAAGCAGCGAATAACGGTTTGGCGCAAAAACCGTTGATGGGCTGGAGCAGTTACAGCATGCAAAGCTATACCAATAGTGCGAATTGGATTACTGCTGCTCAGATCAAAGCGCAATCTGATGCGATGCATACAACGCTGCAGTCTCACGGCTACAACTATATTAATGTAGATGCAGGATGGAGCGGAGGCTCAGATGCTTACGGACGACCAGTTCCAAGCACGACGCTATATCCGAATGGTCTGAGTGATGTCATTACCCATGTACACAATAATGGGCAAAAGTTTGGCTTATATTTTATCCCGGGGATGTCACCTGCGGTGTACAATGCCAATCTGCCGATCTATGGCACATCCTGCCATGCGCAGGATATCGTCGTGCAGCCCTTAACGACAGCGGATTACTGGAACATTGGTTACAAAATCAATTTTGCTAATCCGTGCGCTCAAAGCTACATCACTTCCATCGCGGATCTAATCGCCTCCTGGGGCGTTGATTTCGTCAAATTCGATAGTGTAACGCCCGGTTCCGGTCATAATGATACAACCATTGACGCGCGTGACGATGTGAAAGCATGGGCCCAAGCCTTGGCTCCGCATCAAATTTGGTTCGAACTCTCCTGGGCGCTGGATCATAATTATGCAAGTACGTGGAAGCAATATGCCAACGGTTGGCGTGTTGATTGGGATGTCGAATGCTATTGTGGAACCACCGCGCTAACGGCGTGGCCGAATATCGCGAGGCTGTTCCCGGATGCCAATCAGTGGTGGCGGGAAGCGGGCCCGGGGGGCTGGAACGATTTTGACTCCCTCGACATCGGGAACGGCGCGATGGACGGCATCACACCGGATGAGCGGCAAACGGCGATGTCGCTTTGGGCCATGTCAGCCGCCCAGTTGTATACCGGGAATGATCTGACGAACTTGGACAGCTATGGCATTCAACTCCTAACGAATGATGAAGTGATTGCCGTCAATCAGGCCGGGCACCCGGCGCACCCCGTCTCCATGGCTTCCAACCAACAGGTTTGGTACGCGAATAACGGGGATGGGACCTATACGGTTGGGTTATATAATCTGGGAAGCGCGAATGCTACCGTAACTGTGAATTGGAGTGATCTCGGTCTGAATGGCCCAGCAAGTGTGCGGGATCTTTGGAGCCACAGTGATCTGGGTACTTTTAACAGCAGCTACAGTTCTGTGAATTTGGCTTCTCATGCCTCTCGACTGCTGAAAGTAACTGTGCTAGGTGGATCCGTTACTGCCAATGATGATGATACAGGCATTCAATACAATGGTTCTTGGACGCGAAGCTACAACAGGGGGCTCGGCGATTATCAGGATGATGTTCATTATACCCAGACGAACAATGACTATTTTGAGTATACGTTTACAGGAACGGGGATCGATTTCATCACAGAAAAAGATGCCTCACAAGGAAATATCGATATCTACGTGGATAATGTGTTCAAGCAGACAGTGAATACGTACAATGCAACCCGCTTAGTTGGGCAAAAAGTGTATAGTATTACCGGTCTCCCGAATGGTGTTCATACGATTAAAGGCGTTAAGAAAACGGGGACTTATATGCTTGTTGATAAGCTGGTTTTTGCTGTGCCAGCTCCAGCACAAGTGAATGATACGAATTCGTCGATAACTTACTCCGGCGCTTGGTCCCTCAGCAGTGCAAGGGGATTAGGCGATTATCAGGATGATGTGCATTTCACGCAAACGAATAACGATTATGTTCAGTATACGTTTGCGGGCACGGGAATTGAGCTAATCGCTGAAAAGGATTCGACCTCAGGCAATATGGATATATATGTAGACAATGTGTTCAAACAAACCGTTAATGCGTACAATCCGAGCCGTCTTGTGCAGCAAACGCTGTACAGCATATCCGGGCTAGCTAGTGGTTCGCATACGATTAAGGCTGTGAAAAAGTCAGGAACTTACATGCTGCTTGATAAATTCAATGTGAAAGAAAGCAAAATTACGTACAATAATACAGACCCTGCCTTTACTTACTCAGGCAGTTGGTCGCTGAACGGCAATCGTGGCTTTGGCGATTACAACAATGATGTTCATTTCACCCAAACGAACAATGATTACTTGCAGTTTTCCTTTACGGGAACAGGGATCGAATGGATTACGGAAAAGGATGCCGGGCAAGGGAATGTCGACATTTATATCGATAATGTGTTCAAACAAACCGTAAACACCTACAATGCGACCCGACTTGCGCAGCAATCGCTGTACAGTATTGCAGGACTGGCAAGTGGCACTCATACGTTCAAAGCCGTGAAGAAAACAGGCACGTACATGCTTTCCGATGCACTGATGATTACACCATAA
- a CDS encoding extracellular solute-binding protein, which produces MKKRSVIALSSILMASLLVAACSNTDTNSATTKPTSETASPGAAQSGKPVEISVFAQQDNTIDLNTNLFTKHLQDKFNAKFKFDVIPYDGAKEKRQISLASGDYPDSYILTSYIDQFSQADLLKFGKQGVILPLNDLIDQYAPNIKAAMAKEPTFKSFITAPDGKIYGLGSYTECFHCSYPNKMWINTSWLKKLNLEMPKTTEDFKKVLQAFKKNDPNGNGKADEVPLSGSIEDFGVRVIPFLMNGFIYNDDRNYLNLKNGKVDTAANKPEWKEGLTYIKSLYEEGLIDPGAFTQNAEAYKKIGENASGQILGAGAGMHPAIFVNIDKGNKNSADYNAVPPLTGPHGSFATHDGGGLTPGAKFVITNKASKEAQITLIKMVDYMFTMEGQTNAASGMEGIDWRKPKEGEVALGKGVTPQIATIPAVDGQPPRNAGWSGMGHFYQPAAYRDSFVQGTDIYDSANYERRLYDATLLYQGHEPKELFPLWAVWIDPALTDEATILQTNIKNYIEQSALQFITGNKDLTKDWDAYVKGLDNLKIGRYLEILQKAYDAAAIKK; this is translated from the coding sequence ATGAAAAAAAGATCAGTCATAGCTTTGTCCAGCATACTAATGGCCAGCTTGCTTGTAGCTGCATGTTCCAATACCGATACAAATTCGGCCACTACGAAGCCTACATCAGAGACAGCATCACCAGGTGCGGCGCAATCAGGCAAACCCGTGGAAATCAGTGTTTTTGCTCAACAGGATAACACGATCGATTTGAATACGAATCTGTTCACAAAACATTTGCAAGATAAATTCAACGCGAAATTCAAATTCGATGTCATCCCCTACGATGGCGCCAAAGAAAAACGTCAAATCTCACTGGCAAGCGGGGATTATCCGGATTCCTACATCCTGACTTCGTATATCGATCAGTTCTCGCAAGCCGATTTGCTGAAATTTGGCAAGCAAGGTGTTATCCTGCCGCTCAATGATTTGATCGATCAGTATGCACCTAATATCAAAGCAGCGATGGCCAAAGAGCCAACATTCAAAAGCTTCATTACAGCGCCGGACGGCAAAATTTATGGGTTAGGTTCCTATACGGAATGTTTCCACTGTTCCTATCCGAACAAGATGTGGATCAATACAAGTTGGCTGAAGAAATTGAATCTCGAAATGCCAAAAACAACGGAAGATTTCAAAAAAGTGCTGCAAGCTTTCAAGAAAAACGATCCTAACGGAAACGGCAAAGCGGATGAAGTACCGCTGAGCGGGTCGATTGAAGATTTCGGAGTACGTGTCATACCGTTCCTGATGAATGGGTTTATTTATAATGATGACCGTAATTATTTGAACTTAAAGAACGGCAAAGTGGATACAGCTGCCAATAAGCCTGAATGGAAAGAAGGACTCACCTACATCAAATCTCTCTATGAAGAGGGGCTGATTGATCCAGGTGCGTTCACACAAAATGCGGAAGCTTACAAAAAAATTGGCGAGAACGCCAGCGGCCAGATTCTAGGAGCTGGAGCGGGCATGCACCCTGCCATTTTCGTCAATATCGATAAAGGCAACAAAAACTCCGCAGATTATAATGCCGTACCGCCACTAACTGGACCACACGGTTCATTTGCAACGCACGATGGAGGCGGCTTGACGCCAGGCGCCAAGTTCGTCATTACGAATAAAGCAAGCAAAGAAGCACAAATCACATTGATCAAAATGGTTGACTATATGTTCACGATGGAAGGTCAAACGAATGCAGCTTCCGGCATGGAAGGCATCGATTGGAGAAAACCAAAGGAAGGCGAGGTTGCGCTAGGCAAAGGAGTAACACCCCAAATCGCAACGATTCCTGCCGTGGATGGTCAGCCTCCGCGCAACGCCGGCTGGAGCGGCATGGGTCACTTCTACCAACCAGCAGCTTACCGGGATAGCTTTGTACAAGGAACGGACATTTATGACTCTGCAAACTATGAGCGCAGATTGTATGATGCAACCCTTCTGTACCAAGGACACGAGCCTAAAGAATTGTTCCCGTTGTGGGCAGTTTGGATCGATCCTGCTTTAACGGATGAAGCCACTATTCTGCAAACGAACATTAAAAACTACATCGAGCAAAGTGCGCTTCAATTTATTACAGGCAATAAAGATTTGACGAAGGACTGGGATGCCTATGTCAAAGGTCTGGATAACTTGAAGATCGGCCGATACCTCGAAATCTTACAAAAGGCGTATGATGCAGCAGCCATTAAAAAATAA
- a CDS encoding carbohydrate ABC transporter permease, with the protein MSTTKSAIKDSVGDRLFLIGIYVMLGLLLIVVLYPLIYILSSSFSSPSAVTSGRVWLYPVDFSLKGYASLMDNPKVVTGYANSLFYTAIGTIVSVSLTIMIAYPLSRHTFFGRNILMMLITFTMLFSGGLIPTYLVVKQMGLIDTRWALLIPNAIWVWQVIITRTFFQASIPAELIDASEIDGCSDIRFMRSVVVPLSKPIIAVLVLMYAVGQWNAYFDALIYLKTANLFPLQLILRSIIILNNSSNATDAIKLVERQQLAELLKYSLIVVATLPVLIIYPFVQRFFVQGMLVGSVKG; encoded by the coding sequence ATGAGTACGACGAAATCAGCGATTAAAGATTCAGTCGGAGACAGACTATTTCTAATTGGCATTTATGTGATGTTGGGCCTCTTATTGATCGTCGTTTTGTATCCGCTGATTTATATTTTAAGCAGTTCCTTCAGCAGTCCATCCGCCGTAACTTCCGGTCGTGTGTGGCTTTATCCCGTGGATTTTTCGTTAAAAGGGTATGCAAGCCTGATGGATAATCCGAAGGTTGTCACCGGCTATGCGAATTCGCTTTTCTATACAGCAATCGGGACGATTGTTAGTGTAAGCCTTACCATTATGATTGCGTATCCGTTGTCGCGACACACCTTTTTTGGCCGGAACATTCTCATGATGCTGATCACGTTCACGATGCTGTTTAGCGGTGGTTTGATTCCAACGTATTTGGTCGTGAAACAAATGGGACTTATCGATACGCGCTGGGCGCTGTTGATTCCGAATGCGATCTGGGTATGGCAGGTCATCATTACAAGAACGTTCTTCCAAGCTTCGATTCCAGCTGAATTGATTGATGCCAGTGAGATTGACGGCTGCAGCGACATCCGGTTCATGAGAAGTGTGGTCGTTCCTTTGTCCAAACCGATCATTGCTGTGCTTGTCTTGATGTATGCAGTTGGTCAATGGAATGCTTATTTTGATGCGCTGATCTATTTGAAAACAGCTAATTTATTCCCGCTGCAGTTGATTTTGCGAAGCATCATTATATTGAATAACAGCTCGAACGCCACAGATGCAATCAAGTTGGTGGAAAGACAGCAGTTAGCCGAGCTTTTGAAATATTCGCTGATTGTCGTTGCTACCTTGCCTGTCCTGATTATTTATCCATTTGTGCAGCGGTTTTTCGTGCAAGGGATGCTGGTAGGATCTGTGAAAGGGTAA
- a CDS encoding ABC transporter permease produces the protein MIPPVLFFLIFKYYPMVNAVLAFKDYNVIKGIWGSPWVGFKHFKLFFENPIFWTLIKNTVLISGYLLIVGFPIPIILALALNEIRNGKFKRLVQLVSFAPYFISTVVMVSIIMLFLAPRLGFVNVIMNHMGLDSINFLGEPGMFRSIYVWSDIWQTAGYSAVIFLAALAGVDPALYEAAKVDGASRFQKIRHIDLPGIMPTITIVFILNVGSVMSIGFEKIYLLQNPLNKINSEIIATYVYQIGLLNANYSFATAVGLFNSLINLVLLVVVNMMAKRLSNTSIW, from the coding sequence ATTATACCGCCGGTTTTATTCTTTCTTATTTTTAAATACTACCCGATGGTGAATGCCGTCTTGGCTTTTAAAGATTACAACGTCATCAAAGGGATCTGGGGCAGCCCGTGGGTGGGCTTCAAACATTTTAAGCTGTTTTTCGAAAATCCGATTTTCTGGACATTAATTAAAAACACGGTCCTCATTAGCGGCTACTTGCTGATTGTCGGTTTTCCGATACCGATTATACTCGCTTTAGCGCTCAACGAGATACGAAATGGCAAATTTAAACGCCTTGTTCAATTAGTTTCTTTTGCCCCTTACTTCATTTCTACAGTTGTGATGGTGTCGATCATTATGTTATTTCTAGCGCCAAGACTGGGCTTCGTTAACGTCATCATGAATCACATGGGACTGGATTCGATCAACTTCTTGGGTGAACCTGGCATGTTCCGATCCATCTATGTATGGTCGGACATCTGGCAAACAGCCGGTTATTCGGCCGTAATTTTCTTGGCAGCTTTGGCTGGGGTAGATCCAGCGCTATACGAAGCGGCCAAAGTCGATGGCGCCTCCCGGTTTCAGAAGATTCGCCATATCGATCTGCCGGGCATCATGCCGACGATTACGATTGTGTTTATTTTAAATGTAGGCAGTGTCATGTCGATTGGATTTGAGAAAATCTATTTGCTGCAAAACCCGCTAAACAAAATTAATTCTGAAATTATTGCTACCTATGTTTATCAAATCGGTCTGTTGAATGCGAACTACAGTTTCGCAACGGCAGTTGGCTTGTTTAATTCACTGATTAATTTGGTGCTGCTGGTAGTGGTCAATATGATGGCGAAGCGATTATCTAACACAAGTATTTGGTAA
- a CDS encoding helix-turn-helix domain-containing protein, with protein sequence MPKYSRIFRRFLISYIIILIIPSIAGYMSYRTAISVTQTISIENKVTQLQKSQEILERRIAEVESFTRQLALNQDLSLLLSENLVDEKANVYGIWKISRDIKAYSQTNDFLKHFYIYLKNFNVIITPGNAYFRPEHYYLTSHYTNLTLEQWKSSILDKTHRSEMMPLSPFMNNGTQTSVMTFMQSLPLDSFNDSAPATVVTILDEQTINGLLSGLRDPDGGWTYISDAQGHTLSLQGINQQEIEQLSSDKRLDKEGMSQFYQDDLVITIRSDQSGWVYRAGIPRHNLMENANKIKYITWSVTGAALFIGLIVGFMLSYRNSAPINRLLGVMKEQFGKDETLGRNEYDFLQGNISHILTNNKRLETELNRQLPLIRDAFLKRLIAGEFQSKEEIASAAAQADTGLNMSVGFTGILQINGYSGMDSVEILNELNAARLILKQILLESGRRLDVHMTDLGSDRIVTIFTPASQEELEEVRKEDIEQLLTSLADTAFGEYRITITAAMSDPFASILEVSHAYEQARQALEYAVYMNRKGMVWFSETRIESTTYYYPIDVELRLISTIRAGDVEEAERIVQSIMEQNTQNRELSMEMKHQFIGELKGTLLKLLDQKALMESPMFEKMKDRIISIQTQEGTEVISREITEIIVAMCGLISSKKSDIHIKTVKQINDYIGEMYADPDLNLYRIAEKVERPEKYISQLFKEVTGTNLSDHLEKIRMDHAAELLKHNEYNVDEIAIHVGYNSSHSFRRAFKRVMGVSPTTFRQSIKE encoded by the coding sequence GTGCCTAAGTATTCGCGTATCTTTCGTAGGTTTTTGATCTCTTATATTATTATTCTAATCATCCCAAGTATTGCCGGCTACATGTCCTATCGTACGGCGATCTCGGTAACGCAAACAATTTCTATTGAGAACAAGGTGACCCAGCTGCAAAAGAGTCAAGAAATCTTGGAGCGGCGGATTGCCGAAGTGGAAAGTTTTACGCGACAGTTAGCGTTAAATCAAGATTTGAGCTTGCTTTTAAGTGAAAATTTGGTAGATGAGAAAGCGAATGTTTATGGGATCTGGAAAATATCCAGAGATATTAAGGCTTACAGCCAAACCAACGATTTTTTAAAACACTTTTACATTTATCTGAAAAATTTCAACGTCATTATTACCCCGGGCAATGCTTATTTTCGGCCTGAGCATTATTATTTGACTTCTCATTATACCAATCTAACGTTGGAGCAATGGAAGAGCTCGATCTTGGATAAGACGCACCGAAGTGAAATGATGCCGCTCAGCCCATTTATGAACAATGGCACACAAACCTCGGTAATGACCTTTATGCAATCGCTCCCATTAGACAGCTTTAACGATTCTGCGCCTGCAACCGTCGTAACGATCCTCGATGAACAAACCATTAACGGTTTATTATCGGGTCTGCGTGATCCAGACGGAGGTTGGACTTATATAAGTGATGCGCAGGGGCATACGCTTAGTTTGCAAGGGATTAATCAGCAGGAGATCGAACAATTATCGTCAGATAAACGATTGGATAAAGAGGGAATGAGTCAATTTTATCAGGATGACCTCGTCATCACGATTCGTTCGGATCAATCCGGCTGGGTGTATCGCGCGGGAATTCCCAGACATAATTTGATGGAAAATGCGAATAAAATTAAGTATATCACCTGGTCGGTAACCGGTGCGGCGCTGTTCATTGGGCTTATTGTTGGATTTATGCTGTCTTATCGCAATTCAGCTCCAATCAATCGGCTGCTTGGTGTAATGAAGGAACAGTTTGGCAAGGATGAGACATTAGGGCGTAACGAATACGATTTTTTGCAAGGGAATATCTCGCATATTTTGACCAATAATAAACGCTTGGAAACCGAATTGAATCGGCAGCTTCCACTTATCCGCGATGCATTCTTGAAGCGGTTAATCGCCGGGGAGTTTCAATCCAAAGAAGAGATTGCTTCGGCCGCCGCACAAGCGGACACAGGTTTGAACATGTCGGTCGGCTTTACTGGGATTCTGCAAATTAACGGCTATTCGGGGATGGATAGCGTTGAAATTTTGAATGAGCTTAACGCTGCAAGACTAATTTTGAAGCAAATTTTGCTGGAGTCAGGCCGCCGCTTGGACGTCCATATGACAGATTTGGGTTCAGACCGAATCGTAACCATTTTCACACCTGCTAGTCAGGAGGAATTGGAGGAAGTTCGCAAAGAGGATATCGAACAGCTCCTGACTTCGCTTGCGGATACGGCTTTCGGCGAGTATCGGATCACAATTACGGCTGCTATGTCAGATCCATTTGCTTCAATTCTTGAAGTTAGCCACGCTTACGAACAAGCAAGGCAAGCGTTGGAATACGCTGTGTATATGAATCGCAAAGGAATGGTTTGGTTCAGCGAGACACGAATCGAAAGCACTACCTATTACTATCCGATTGATGTGGAACTGCGTCTCATTAGTACGATCAGAGCAGGAGACGTAGAAGAAGCTGAGCGTATCGTGCAGTCCATTATGGAGCAAAACACGCAAAACAGGGAACTGTCGATGGAGATGAAGCATCAGTTTATCGGTGAATTGAAAGGTACGCTGCTCAAGCTGCTCGATCAAAAAGCGCTGATGGAATCGCCCATGTTCGAGAAAATGAAAGACCGAATCATCAGCATTCAGACACAAGAGGGCACGGAGGTTATTTCCCGAGAAATAACAGAGATCATCGTTGCGATGTGCGGACTTATTTCGAGCAAGAAAAGTGATATTCATATCAAAACGGTGAAACAGATCAACGATTACATTGGAGAGATGTATGCGGACCCGGATTTGAACCTGTATCGCATTGCCGAAAAAGTGGAGCGTCCAGAAAAGTATATTTCGCAGTTGTTCAAAGAGGTCACCGGCACTAATTTATCCGACCATTTGGAAAAGATAAGGATGGATCACGCTGCTGAATTATTGAAACACAACGAATATAACGTCGATGAAATTGCTATACATGTCGGATACAACAGTTCCCATTCGTTCCGCCGAGCATTCAAACGGGTGATGGGCGTGTCGCCGACGACGTTTAGACAGTCGATTAAAGAGTAG
- a CDS encoding glycosyl hydrolase family 95 catalytic domain-containing protein translates to MNTLHQASRHPIQADRPAADFFEGALLGNGGLGAVVTTRPDSVLIHFGHNNVWDIRIAEHNQEKIGTFDKLFARLKDIPEHYASLTEDSWYQDYVAMAAENYSFPYPRPMPCGSLLLGFDQRTTEVLGHTVHIENGICDIHFLVEGTPATLQVFVDQQTDRLWATIKEAGSLLTAGSFINRMKLIPDPSTPKEIPPHQPTVNLASKMAGFYQTLPYASSDQTEAGAEPISAPSDRAFRLSAILSDSIPVSPSGHELELRLAPSDEFFVCVQLEEGLASVITEIVKPIEPPTQMIYDKAYSSANRSWEAYWSRSGVALGDALLEQIWYRNLYFFHCSVKAEVTCPGIFANWSYGMIGAEWHGDYHMNYNTQQPFWLAFSSNHVDKHLAYVNMVDHVLPISRKWARDYYGLRGAYYPHSAYPVDMNVMPYPVPHWGWEICETPWTVQSLWWHYLYTMDKSFLAERAFTPMKEAVLFMVDYMKRPDAHGEAWGDDRYHIFPTVVPELYELTPGFKKNRDCIVDLTLTKFLFQAFIRACDELSLNEAEAELLAEVEEVLLKFPDYPTADSQRGKVFVSVPGEDPEVVYNVPNGVSTIFPGEDHGLHSLPETYDIAVNSYRNHRNEGGNDLVFYHMAGARLGQLDLERFKRHVAYCLLPNGTCTDKLLQAGGRYSDTTGYAYMGKMGIWFENFALPAVINECLLQSYNGILRFFPNWNLEIDAEFTTLRAVGGFLVSAQVDQGDIQWIEIYSEAGTLLRLYNPWDQGAKMISSSGQTVWTDSLITIETTQGEHIRFIRA, encoded by the coding sequence TTGAACACATTACATCAGGCAAGCCGGCATCCTATTCAAGCAGATCGTCCGGCTGCAGATTTTTTTGAAGGCGCTTTATTAGGAAATGGGGGATTGGGAGCCGTTGTCACGACTCGGCCCGATTCGGTGCTTATCCATTTTGGACATAACAATGTATGGGATATCCGAATTGCTGAACATAATCAAGAGAAGATTGGTACGTTTGACAAATTATTTGCTAGATTGAAAGACATACCCGAGCATTACGCCTCACTAACTGAAGATTCTTGGTATCAAGATTATGTAGCGATGGCTGCTGAAAATTACAGCTTTCCGTACCCGCGTCCGATGCCATGCGGTTCTCTGCTGCTAGGCTTCGATCAACGTACAACAGAAGTGCTCGGCCACACCGTGCATATCGAGAACGGGATTTGCGATATTCATTTTCTGGTAGAAGGAACTCCGGCCACGCTCCAAGTGTTTGTTGATCAGCAGACAGATCGCCTGTGGGCAACGATCAAGGAAGCAGGATCGCTCTTAACTGCGGGTTCTTTCATCAATCGCATGAAGCTAATTCCGGATCCTTCCACGCCTAAAGAGATTCCTCCACATCAGCCAACGGTTAACCTTGCGAGCAAGATGGCGGGGTTCTACCAGACTTTGCCTTATGCCAGCAGCGATCAAACGGAAGCTGGAGCTGAACCAATCAGCGCTCCTTCAGACCGCGCATTCCGACTATCCGCCATACTATCCGATTCAATTCCAGTATCGCCAAGCGGACATGAACTGGAGCTGCGGTTAGCGCCCAGCGATGAATTCTTCGTCTGTGTCCAGTTAGAAGAAGGACTTGCGTCCGTCATTACCGAAATAGTAAAGCCGATCGAACCGCCTACACAGATGATCTACGATAAAGCTTACTCGAGCGCTAATCGGAGTTGGGAAGCATATTGGTCACGGTCTGGTGTAGCCCTTGGGGATGCCTTGTTGGAACAAATCTGGTACCGAAATTTGTATTTCTTCCATTGTTCTGTGAAAGCAGAAGTCACTTGCCCGGGCATTTTTGCCAATTGGAGCTATGGCATGATTGGTGCCGAGTGGCATGGCGATTATCATATGAATTACAATACGCAGCAGCCTTTCTGGCTAGCGTTTTCAAGCAACCATGTCGATAAGCATTTGGCTTATGTGAACATGGTGGATCATGTGCTGCCAATTAGTCGAAAATGGGCGCGGGACTATTATGGTTTGCGTGGAGCCTATTATCCACATTCCGCCTATCCCGTTGACATGAATGTGATGCCTTATCCTGTGCCGCATTGGGGCTGGGAGATTTGTGAAACACCATGGACGGTGCAAAGTCTTTGGTGGCATTATTTATATACCATGGACAAATCCTTTCTGGCAGAGCGGGCATTCACCCCTATGAAGGAAGCTGTTTTGTTTATGGTTGACTATATGAAACGACCGGATGCCCATGGCGAAGCTTGGGGGGATGATCGTTATCATATTTTTCCTACTGTTGTACCAGAGCTCTATGAATTAACACCAGGCTTTAAGAAGAATAGAGATTGCATCGTGGATTTAACCTTAACAAAGTTCCTGTTTCAAGCGTTTATTAGAGCCTGCGATGAGCTGTCGCTTAATGAAGCGGAAGCCGAACTTCTTGCAGAAGTGGAAGAGGTTCTGCTGAAATTTCCAGACTATCCGACGGCAGATTCCCAGCGGGGCAAGGTGTTCGTTTCTGTGCCAGGCGAAGATCCGGAAGTGGTCTACAATGTGCCTAACGGAGTTTCGACCATTTTCCCCGGAGAAGATCACGGGCTGCATTCGCTGCCGGAAACGTATGACATCGCCGTAAATTCCTATCGCAATCACCGTAATGAGGGGGGAAATGATCTCGTTTTCTATCATATGGCGGGGGCTCGCTTAGGACAACTCGATCTGGAACGCTTTAAACGCCACGTCGCTTACTGTTTACTGCCGAACGGCACCTGTACAGATAAACTGCTGCAAGCTGGAGGCAGATATTCGGACACGACCGGATATGCCTATATGGGTAAAATGGGGATATGGTTCGAGAATTTTGCTTTGCCAGCTGTTATCAATGAATGTTTGCTGCAAAGCTACAACGGTATTTTGCGCTTTTTTCCGAATTGGAACCTGGAAATCGATGCTGAGTTTACCACATTGCGCGCAGTTGGCGGATTTCTCGTCAGTGCACAGGTTGATCAAGGTGACATTCAATGGATCGAGATCTATAGTGAAGCGGGTACGCTGCTTCGGCTCTATAATCCGTGGGATCAAGGAGCGAAAATGATAAGTTCTAGCGGTCAAACCGTATGGACAGACAGCCTCATAACGATCGAAACCACACAAGGCGAGCATATTCGGTTCATACGGGCTTAA